One stretch of Segatella copri DNA includes these proteins:
- a CDS encoding ATP-binding protein gives MKQQVKQVPYGVSDFATVMSQNLYYVDKTMFLPELEKQPRNLFFIRPRRFGKSIFLSMLYSYYDCNQKESFEKLFGNLWIGQHPTSLQGIYQVLFLDFSQITGKIEVLEERFNAYLCIKLDSFAEQYAAYYGDKKVQEIKTKTQYADKMQIIFDAAKANHFQLYLIIDEYDNFTNVVLNEHGEKVYHAITHADGFYRDVFKKFKGNFERIFMMGVSPVTLDDVTSGYNVGWNISVKPEFDEMLGFSTKDVVEMFTYYKEMGSIPADSDVEAIVNDMKPWYDNYCFAEEALNKSVRMFNCDMVLYYLRNYMDYGRSPRQMIDPNTKTDYGKMKKLLQFDKLDGERKGIIRKIAEEGQIVAQLEEQFSAYQIPKAEIFPSLLFYYGMLTIKGTRGSKLILGIPNNNVRKQYYGYLEEEYQAKSYVDTNRLTDYYYDMAYEGVWEEGLRFMADAYAKVSSVRDGIESERNLQGFFMAYLNLNDYYITAPELELNHGYCDFFLLPDHTHYASQHSYILELKVLSRKEFDEELKDVLKEDGCPMKKSEKQWLDAVEQIRRYADAPRVESLRQGTTLHKIIMQFKGWELARIEEIE, from the coding sequence ATGAAACAGCAAGTAAAACAAGTACCATACGGAGTGTCTGATTTCGCCACGGTGATGAGTCAGAATCTATATTATGTCGATAAGACGATGTTTTTGCCAGAGCTGGAGAAGCAGCCTCGCAATCTCTTCTTCATCCGTCCCCGGCGTTTTGGAAAGAGCATATTTCTTAGTATGCTCTACTCTTACTATGACTGTAACCAGAAGGAGAGTTTCGAAAAACTCTTCGGTAATTTGTGGATAGGCCAGCATCCTACATCCCTGCAAGGAATTTACCAGGTACTGTTCCTGGATTTTTCTCAAATTACAGGTAAGATAGAAGTTTTGGAGGAAAGATTCAACGCCTATCTCTGTATCAAGTTGGATAGTTTTGCAGAGCAGTATGCTGCATATTATGGTGATAAGAAGGTTCAGGAAATCAAAACAAAGACACAGTATGCTGATAAGATGCAGATAATCTTTGATGCAGCCAAGGCAAATCATTTTCAGCTTTATCTTATCATCGACGAGTATGATAATTTTACTAATGTAGTGCTCAATGAACATGGTGAGAAAGTGTATCATGCCATTACTCATGCCGATGGTTTCTATCGTGATGTCTTCAAGAAGTTCAAGGGAAACTTCGAGCGCATCTTCATGATGGGTGTCAGTCCTGTAACCCTGGATGATGTGACAAGTGGGTATAATGTGGGATGGAATATCTCTGTAAAGCCAGAGTTCGACGAGATGCTGGGCTTCTCTACCAAGGATGTAGTCGAGATGTTCACTTATTATAAGGAGATGGGAAGCATTCCTGCAGATAGCGATGTGGAAGCCATCGTCAACGATATGAAGCCTTGGTACGACAACTATTGCTTTGCAGAAGAAGCATTGAATAAGAGTGTCAGAATGTTTAATTGCGATATGGTGCTCTACTATCTTCGCAATTATATGGATTACGGACGCTCTCCTCGGCAGATGATAGACCCGAATACCAAGACCGATTATGGCAAGATGAAGAAACTCTTGCAATTCGATAAGTTGGATGGCGAGCGCAAGGGTATCATCCGTAAAATTGCGGAAGAGGGACAGATTGTTGCCCAGCTGGAGGAACAGTTCTCGGCCTATCAGATACCGAAGGCTGAAATCTTCCCAAGTTTGCTTTTTTATTATGGTATGTTGACTATCAAGGGTACACGTGGTTCTAAGTTGATTTTGGGCATTCCTAATAATAATGTTCGCAAGCAGTATTACGGATATTTGGAAGAAGAGTATCAGGCAAAGTCGTATGTGGATACCAACAGATTGACGGATTACTATTACGACATGGCTTATGAAGGAGTATGGGAGGAAGGACTGCGTTTCATGGCTGATGCCTACGCTAAGGTTTCTTCTGTGCGTGACGGAATAGAATCGGAGCGAAATCTGCAAGGTTTCTTTATGGCATACTTGAACCTCAACGATTATTACATCACGGCTCCCGAATTGGAGCTGAATCATGGCTATTGTGATTTCTTCCTGTTGCCTGATCATACCCATTATGCCAGTCAGCACAGCTATATCCTCGAACTCAAGGTTCTCTCCAGAAAAGAGTTTGATGAAGAGTTGAAGGATGTCTTGAAGGAAGATGGTTGCCCTATGAAGAAGTCGGAGAAGCAATGGTTGGATGCTGTGGAA